A section of the Castanea sativa cultivar Marrone di Chiusa Pesio chromosome 12, ASM4071231v1 genome encodes:
- the LOC142620220 gene encoding uncharacterized protein LOC142620220, giving the protein MTDKPLRKAMSSPKAVGRMALWAIELSEFDVWYQPRIAVKGQVIADFIAEFTVTEDQGAKEAPIWSIHIDGSSNKHAGGASMVLCTLEGDKIECMICLKFSITNNEAEYEALITGVDLAIAAGASSMIVYSDSQIVTSQVNGSYECKNERMKRYLEEVKGRMSNVQIKLGQIPREENQHDYRLAKVDFAEPMIIPDQVLSFVQLASLIDGTSVQDVHDEHCSMTLVAAYLTDEKLLDDKEAARKTTARTPTGETPFRLAYGSEAVIPTEVGLTSYRVENHDKNKNDEAISLHLDLVDEVKVTAEQRLARYQNLMAKHYNSKVKHRDFQVRDFVLRRVIGTARDASQGKLGPNWEGPYRITSFHRKGTYHLKTLEEQKLSHPWNTKYLKKYYQ; this is encoded by the exons ATGACGGATAAGCCCCTACGCAAAGCGATGAGTAGCCCCAAAGCTGTGGGACGAATGGCATTATGGGCGATAGAGCTAAGTGAGTTCGATGTTTGGTACCAACCACGAATCGCTGTGAAGGGGCAGGTAATAGCGGACTTCATCGCTGAGTTCACCGTCACGGAGGACCAAGGGGCAAAAGAAGCTCCTATATGGAGCATCcacatagacggatcctccaacAAACATGCAGGTGGAGCCAGCATGGTACTCTGCACACTAGAAGGAGACAAGATCGAGTGTATGATCTGTCTGAAATTTTCCATAACTAATAACGAAGCAGAATACGAAGCCTTAATAACAGGAGTAGACCTCGCAATAGCTGCAGGAGCTAGCAGTATGATCGTATACTCTGATTCTCAAATTGTGACCAGTCAGGTTAACGGCAGTTATGAGTGCAAGaatgaaagaatgaagaggtatctcgaggaagtgaagggtcgaatgAGTAATGTCCAGATCAAGCTGGGTCaaatcccaagagaagagaaccaaCATGACTACCGACTTGCAAAAGTAGATTTCGCAGAACCTATGATCATCCCCGACCAAGTATTATCTTTCGTTCAACTCGCATCACTAATAGATGGCACTAGTGTGCAGGACGTACACGATGAACATTGTTCGATGACTCTAGTAGCCGCATATCTAACAGACGAAAAACTGCTAGACGACAAGGAGGCCGCaagaaa gacaacggcAAGGACACCAACAGGGGAAACACCGTTTCGATTAGCATATGGTAGCGAGGCAGTCATCCCAACAGAAGTAGGGCTTACAAGTTATCGGGTTGAGAACCATGACAAGAACAAGAATGACGAAGCCATAAGCTTACATCTCGATCTCGTGGACGAAGTTAAAGTGACGGCCGAGCAAAGATTAGCACGGTACCAGAACCTCATGGCGaagcattacaactctaaggtcAAGCACAGGGACTTCCAGGTTAGAGATTTTGTCTTAAGGAGAGTAATCGGCACTGCAAGAGATGCCTCCCAAgggaagctaggacctaactgggaaggaccatacaggaTCACCTCATTTcataggaagggaacgtacCACCTAAAGACACTGGAAGAACAAAAATTAAGCCACCCATGGAACACAAAGTACCTGAAGAAGTATTACCAGTAG
- the LOC142620219 gene encoding uncharacterized protein LOC142620219, which translates to MIVGGTAIAGSSKKARKRYLRMVQSVQLTSSAPNFTRVDNPSIGFSEEDAQRLHHPYDDALVVSIQAGDYNMHRVLVDNGSSTDIIYYSAFQQMGISRERLVPTNAPLVGFGGTRVYPLGVVTLSVTMGDYPHQITKDVIFLVVDCSLAYNAILGIPTLNAWKAVTLTYHLMIKFPTEYGVGELRENQIAVRECYVAMMEMDDHLQMMNIEEQRTVVELVENLEEVPLDDSRLERTMRIGTLASQSAQQALVTFLKENKDVFSWSHKDMLGIDPSIIVHRLNVSPSFSPIRQKKRVFTPERDQAIAQEVQKLQEADFIREVYYPDWLANVVMVKKANE; encoded by the coding sequence atgattgttgGGGGCACCGCTATTGCAGGGTCGTCTAAAAAAGCCCGTAAAAGATATTTACGAAtggttcaaagcgtccagtTGACGAGCTCCGCACCAAATTTTACGCGAGTTGATAACCCAAGCATTGGGTTTTCGGAAGAAGATGCCCAACGCCTTCATCATCCGTATGACGATGCACTTGTCGTCAGCATACAAGCAGGAGACTACAACATGCACCGAGTGTTGGTTGATAACGGAAGCTCGACTGATATCATTTACTACTCCGCTTTCCAGCAAATGGGAATCAGTAGGGAGCGATTGGTTCCAACAAATGCTCCACTCGTCGGCTTTGGAGGAACAAGGGTCTACCCCTTGGGCGTTGTGACACTGTCTGTAACGATGGGAGATTACCCCCATCAGATTACAAAGGATGTCATTTTTCTCGTGGTCGATTGCTCTTTAGCCTACAATGCTATCCTTGGAAtacccactctcaatgcatggaaagcTGTAACCTTGACCTACCATTTGATGATTAAGTTCCCTACCGAATATGGAGTTGGAGAGCTACGTGAAAATCAGATAGCCGTGCGAGAatgctacgtggccatgatggagatggacgacCACCTGCAGATGATGAACATCGAGGAACAACGGACGGTAGTAGAACTGGTGGAAAATTTAGAAGAAGTACCCCTCGATGACTCTAGGCTCGAACGGACCATGAGGATTGGTACTTTGGCCAGCCAGTCAGCACAGCAGGCACTCGTAACGttcctaaaagaaaataaggacgTATTTTCCTGGAGTCACAAAGACATGCTGGGAATCGACCCATCAATCATAGTCCACAGGTTGAATGTGTCACCATCATTCTCTCCCATCCGACAGAAAAAGCGAGTGTTCACCCCTGAGCGAGACCAAGCCATAGCCCAGGAAGTACAGAAGTTACAGGAAGCAGATTTCATACGTGAAGTATACTATCCggattggttggcaaacgtgGTAATGGTAAAGAAAGCAAATGAatag